In Streptomyces pluripotens, the genomic window CCTCGTACGGGGTGTTGCGGCTGCGCGAGGCGAAGCCCGCGGGATCTACCTGGCCACGGTAGGCCGTGTCGACGAGCGTGAGGTTGGCCGGCTCACCGGCCGAGACGGGACGGCCGTGCCCGGTGGCCCGTCCGATCTGCGCGGGCTTGACGGACATGCGGTCGGCGACGCCGGCCCAGTCCAGCAGGCCCGTGCTCACCATGGTCTCCTGCACCACCGCCAACGCGGTCTCCAGGCCGACCATGCCCATGGCCGCAGCAGCCCACTCGCAGTCCTTGTCCTCGTGCGGGTGCGGGGCGTGGTCGGTGGCGACGATGTCGATCGTGCCGTCGGCGAGCGCCTCGCGCAGGGCGAGCACGTCGCGCTCGGTGCGCAGCGGCGGGTTGACCTTGTAGACGGGGTTGTACGTCCGCACCAGCTCGTCGGTGAGCAACAGGTGGTGCGGGGTGACCTCGGCGGTGACCTGGATGCCGCGGGACTTGGCCCAGCGGACGATCTCCACGCTTCCGGCGGTCGACAGGTGGCAGATGTGGACGCGGGAGCCGACGTGTTCGGCGAGCAGGACGTCCCGCGCGATGATCGACTCCTCCGCGACGGCCGGCCAGCCGCCCAAGCCCAGCTCGGCGGAGACGACGCCCTCGTTCATCTGGGCACCCTCGGTGAGCCGCGGTTCCTGCGCGTGCTGGGCGACGACACCGCCGAACGCCTTCACGTACTCCAGCGCGCGACGCATGATCACCGCGTCGTCCACGCATTTGCCGTCGTCCGAGAAGACGGTGACCCCGGCGGCGGACTCGTGCATGGCGCCCAGCTCGGCGAGCTTCCTGCCCTCCAGACCGACGGTGACGGCACCAATGGGCTGGACGTCGCAGTAGCCGTGCTCCTGGCCGAGTCGCCAGACCTGCTCGACCACACCGGCGGTGTCGGCGACCGGGAAGGTGTTGGCCATGGCGAAGACCGCCGTGTAACCGCCGGATGCGGCCGCCCGGGTGCCGGTGAGGACCGTCTCGGAGTCCTCGCGGCCGGGCTCGCGCAGGTGGGTGTGCAGATCGACCAGGCCGGGCAGCAGCACCTTGCCGTCGGCCTCGATGACCTCGGCGCCCTCCGCCCTCAGGTCCGCGCCCACCTCGGCGATCGTCTCGCCGTCGATCAGCACGTCCTGCGGCTCGCCGCCGAGCACCTTCGCACCACGGATCAAGATCTTGCTCATGGGTCTTACTTCTCCTCGGTACGGGATGCGGAGGCGGCCGCGGAGTGCGTCGGAGCAACGGCGGCGGTGGACGACGGGTGGGCGGCGGCGGGCTCGTTGCCGCCGAGGA contains:
- a CDS encoding dihydroorotase, which gives rise to MSKILIRGAKVLGGEPQDVLIDGETIAEVGADLRAEGAEVIEADGKVLLPGLVDLHTHLREPGREDSETVLTGTRAAASGGYTAVFAMANTFPVADTAGVVEQVWRLGQEHGYCDVQPIGAVTVGLEGRKLAELGAMHESAAGVTVFSDDGKCVDDAVIMRRALEYVKAFGGVVAQHAQEPRLTEGAQMNEGVVSAELGLGGWPAVAEESIIARDVLLAEHVGSRVHICHLSTAGSVEIVRWAKSRGIQVTAEVTPHHLLLTDELVRTYNPVYKVNPPLRTERDVLALREALADGTIDIVATDHAPHPHEDKDCEWAAAAMGMVGLETALAVVQETMVSTGLLDWAGVADRMSVKPAQIGRATGHGRPVSAGEPANLTLVDTAYRGQVDPAGFASRSRNTPYEGRELPGRVTHTWLRGKATLVDGKLT